AATTTCTCCAGCTAATGGAAGAAATAAATCAGAAACTGTTTTTACCGCTTCAACAGTTCCAAAAACCTCATCTTTTTCAAGAGTTTGATCTAACGTTTCTACTTCAACATAAACAATATCTCCTAATTCTTTTTGAGCAAAATGAGTAATCCCTACTGTTGCAACATCCCCTTGTAAACTAACCCATTCGTGATCTTTAGTGTACTTTAAATTTGATGGTATATTCATATAAATACTAATTGATAATTGATAA
The Flavobacterium sp. WC2421 genome window above contains:
- the gcvH gene encoding glycine cleavage system protein GcvH; translation: MNIPSNLKYTKDHEWVSLQGDVATVGITHFAQKELGDIVYVEVETLDQTLEKDEVFGTVEAVKTVSDLFLPLAGEIIEFNDALESTPETVNSDPYGAGWMIKIKVSDVADFDSLLSSEAYKELIGA